AATCAGTTTTAGGAACGGCTTTGATTAGCTCCTCATTTGGCTGGCCATATGCATCGTTAGCTACGATATCAATTTCTTTTTCTTCGCCTTCAAGCATACCAACAAGAGCATTATCAAATCCTTTAATAAGCATGCCTTGGCCTGCAAGTACTTCTAAAGGATCTTTCCCTTCAGAACTATCAAATGTTTCGCCATTATCTTTGAACGTGCCGGTGTAATGTAACTGGACAAAATGTCCTTTTTCTACTTTTTCTGCCATAATATACAACTCCTCTATCGGGTTTTAAAAGAACTAACCAAGGCTACCTTTTAAAGATTGTGGCGAATAGAAAATGAACCCGTAATAAATAATTAACAAAGGAAGGAAAAGAAGGATTGTGAAAGTTTTATTCTTCGTCTTCTTCTTCGTCAAAGAAGGCTGTTAAAGACTTATTTGCTAATTTTGCTTTGTAACTAATTTCTGCCATAATACTCACCTACACACGCCGCAGAACACGTCTGCTTCACTAATTATCATTCTGGAAAAACTACTATAAAAAGAATGTTGGTATGCGAATACTATGTTTTGAAACATAGGCTCAACAATATAATAATAAGTAAAACTCATACACGACTCTGCTGAAAAAAATAATTTTGCAAAAAAACTTTGAGCAAAAAGGTGTAACTTATGGTCAAGAAATTTCAAGAAAGTGTAGTGGGGAAAAATCAAGAAGAAAGGAACAAAATAAATAAAAAGAAAAAAATGGAAAAAGACCTAAAGGTCTTTTGCCATGACTGTTCGACGACCGTTAGCTTCAGCTCTTTTCACAGCTTTAGCAACTGATTCTCGAACGATTTTGTCCAATTCATCTGCAAAATCGCCAGCAACATTATAATCGCCAATAACATCTTTAATTTTTGCTTTTACTACTAATAAATCTGCCATTTGTTTACACCTCACAAAATGTGTTTTCTAACGTCTTAGACGCTGTCTATGAAGAATTCTAGGAGTGAGCTATTTAAAGATTTCTATTAAGAAGAGCATGTCAAGAGATTTATTTATAAATAAGCTCTGCTTCCTATGGAAAAGACAATGAAACTAGCAATACTCCTCTCTGGCGGAAAAGACGCCCTTTACGCAGCATATCTAGCTAGTAAGGAGCATGATGTGGTATGTGCTATCACTATTAAATCTGAAAACAAAGAAAGTTATATGTTTCATACGCCAAACATCAACCTTGTTGACTTGCAAGCCAAAAGCATGCAAATTCCACTCATTATCGCACACACCAAAGGCGAGAAAGAAAAAGAACTCGATGATTTAGAACAAGCAATTGTGCAAGCAAAACAAGAATTTGGAATTGAAGGTGTGGTGACTGGAGCGGTTGCTTCACAATATCAAGCAAGTCGCGTGCAAAAAATTTGTGCACGACAAGAACTCTGGGCGATGAATCCTCTCTGGCAAATAAATCAAATTCAATTACTTCACGAATTATTAGACAACAAATTTGAAGTGATTATCTCAGGAGTATATGGATATCCACTTGATGAGACGTGGCTAGGAAAAACAATTGATGCACCAATGATTAAACAACTCATTTCTCTCCAAGAACAATTCCAACTCAATCCAGCAGGAGAAGGTGGAGAAATTGAGACGCTTGTTGTTGCCTGCCCGCTCTTTTTTCAGCGTATCAGCGTGCAGGGGTCAGAAATTGAGTATGAAAATCACGCAGGAACATTTCACGTCACCAAAGCAGAGCTTGAGGCGCGCCAATGAACGTTCTTGTTATTAGCACCGTAGATAAAACGTTACCCATTTACGAATTAGAATTTGTTCGGCCAATTGTAGATACTGTCGCCGAAGCGAAAGCAACACCAATTGTTATACACATTAGTGAGTTGACTACAGATATTGTTGCTGATAAAATAATCATTAGTGGTACTGCCTATCAAGATAATAAATTTCTCAAATATAAAGACAAGATAACCATTTTGTTTGAAATGAACGTACCAATGTTGGGTATTTGTGCAGGAGCAGAACTGCTGTTACCGCAAGATTGTGTTCTGGAAACAGTAAAAGAAATTGGGTCGCTGGTTGTTGAAAATTTGGTCGAAGATGAGTTAACAAGCAAGCTTGATGGAAAAGAAGTGTATTTCTTACATCAACAAGGCATTCGAGCAATACCCTTAGGAAATGATGAGCTAGTTGGACTCTTAGCAAGTAAAGTTGGCATCGCAGCTTATCGCTATAAAAATAAACCTATCTGGGGAATGCAATTTCACCCAGAAGTCGACAAGAAAAATGTAATTGCAGAATTCTTAACACAAACAGAAGAATAAAAAGTAAAAAATTATTCGTGCGTAAACCAAAAGATTGGTTTTTTATTCTCTTCTTTTGTATCAAGTCTGCAGAATGCGAAACGTTCGAATTGAATAACATCTCCGACGTTGATTTTGTCGATGTTTGGCTCGCAAATCACTGGAAGTGTTTTTGTGTCCGGCATAAAAATTTCAGCCAAGACTTCATTACCATCTTTTGGAACGAAATGAATAAGACCTGCCTTTTCATCATTGCCTAACGCCAAGAAATCCTCATAGGATTGACTCACAAAAACAAATTCATCTTCACTAATCTTTTTGATATTCATCGCGTCCATAAATCGAACCGTCTGACCAATAGGAATTTCTTGATTGTCTTTTTTCTCAATATAATATTTTTCTGTTACTGCTAATTTTCGTTCTCCTTTTTCCTTATGCGGATGATAAGATAAAGAAAATTCTTTAATATCCTCAGGAATACCTGCTACTGCAATTTCAATAGGGTCAACAACAGCAAAGAAACGATAGGCAGACTCATCAAGAAGACTTCTGTTTACAGCAGCTATAACGCTATAATCTAAATTAGTTTGCGTCTTACTAAAACCAATTTTTTTAGCAAGTTCATAATATGCTTCTTTCACAATTCCTCGACGCTTCAAAGCTCGAAGCGTCACTAAACGAGGGTCATCCCAACCGATGAAATCACCTGATTCAATAAGAGCTCTGATTTCTCGACCTTGGGTCGTTGCTCCAACTACATTATATCGGCCGTAATGTTTGTAGAGCACTTCGGGAAAGTTGAGGAGTTTTGCAACATAATTATGCAGTTCAATTCTTGAATCAAATTCATTACTACGCATAGCGTGCGTTACTCCAGTTAAACCTTCTTCAACTGGATTTTCAAAATCAAACATCGGCCAAACATTGAATTTGTTTTTTTGCCTATAATGCTCAGTAGTATTAGAACGCATAATAACAGGATCTCGCATAACAGCATTTTTATGAGCGTGATCAATTTTTAGACGAACAGTAAAATCTTTTATTTTTCCTTCTTTCATATCAAACCATAAAGATAAGTTTTCTTTGACAGTCTTTTCTCTATTTTTTGAAGGTTTCATTTCTCTTCTTTGCAGAGCAATTTCTTCGCTTGTATCATCAGATACATACGCGTGATTTTCATTAAGTAATTTTTCGACATACTCATAGAACTTAGGAATGTCATCACTTGCAAAAATTGTTTCGTCAGGTTTAATACCTAAATAATTA
The window above is part of the Candidatus Woesearchaeota archaeon genome. Proteins encoded here:
- a CDS encoding peptidylprolyl isomerase yields the protein MAEKVEKGHFVQLHYTGTFKDNGETFDSSEGKDPLEVLAGQGMLIKGFDNALVGMLEGEEKEIDIVANDAYGQPNEELIKAVPKTDLGDGMKPEVGMTIGIRAPTGQVFPATIKEVKDKELVIDANHPLAGKDLHFKLKVMTTRKPTKEDMAKFMPQGDSCGEDGCDSCSGC
- the gltX gene encoding glutamate--tRNA ligase gives rise to the protein MEDIIRRLALENAVKYGGQANPKAIVGSLIKEFPDAKNDMQGAMQLINKIVSELNGLAVNEQKAKLLQLNPEYEQEQQAKKQERKEKAGELPELPNAEMGKVVTRIAPGPSKFNHLGHAMSFLINYLYAKKYEGKVIFRFEDTNPDADAQLYVDAMQEDCFNYLGIKPDETIFASDDIPKFYEYVEKLLNENHAYVSDDTSEEIALQRREMKPSKNREKTVKENLSLWFDMKEGKIKDFTVRLKIDHAHKNAVMRDPVIMRSNTTEHYRQKNKFNVWPMFDFENPVEEGLTGVTHAMRSNEFDSRIELHNYVAKLLNFPEVLYKHYGRYNVVGATTQGREIRALIESGDFIGWDDPRLVTLRALKRRGIVKEAYYELAKKIGFSKTQTNLDYSVIAAVNRSLLDESAYRFFAVVDPIEIAVAGIPEDIKEFSLSYHPHKEKGERKLAVTEKYYIEKKDNQEIPIGQTVRFMDAMNIKKISEDEFVFVSQSYEDFLALGNDEKAGLIHFVPKDGNEVLAEIFMPDTKTLPVICEPNIDKINVGDVIQFERFAFCRLDTKEENKKPIFWFTHE
- a CDS encoding diphthine--ammonia ligase yields the protein MEKTMKLAILLSGGKDALYAAYLASKEHDVVCAITIKSENKESYMFHTPNINLVDLQAKSMQIPLIIAHTKGEKEKELDDLEQAIVQAKQEFGIEGVVTGAVASQYQASRVQKICARQELWAMNPLWQINQIQLLHELLDNKFEVIISGVYGYPLDETWLGKTIDAPMIKQLISLQEQFQLNPAGEGGEIETLVVACPLFFQRISVQGSEIEYENHAGTFHVTKAELEARQ
- a CDS encoding DUF1931 domain-containing protein, which gives rise to MADLLVVKAKIKDVIGDYNVAGDFADELDKIVRESVAKAVKRAEANGRRTVMAKDL